From the Melospiza georgiana isolate bMelGeo1 chromosome 4, bMelGeo1.pri, whole genome shotgun sequence genome, the window ATCACTGCTTTGTCTTACACCTTTTCTAATTAATATTGCTGCAAATAATTGTTTGATTCCTTATCTCATGGCTGTTTGCAGTAAATTGTTTTTAACCCCttatctttgccttttgtggaAGGGGAAGGAGCGTGGGTTTGCTTTTAGGATTGCTACACTAGACAATTCCATCCTTAAACCCCCACCGGGGGCAACACAACTTTAAAACTTTAATCCAAGGATTCAATCCATAGGAGGATGATGGggcgggctcagggcaggaacatgggcagggcacagcagccctgggcaccgGGGCTGGCTTGGCCCCACAGCCACGgccccagctggggctgctggagatcCTCTGCAGCCAGAACTGGACCTGCTGCGCCTCCCCTCACCCTGTCCTGTGcttcaggagctccagcagatcCTGCAGCTTCTTGAGGAATCGTTTCAGGGCGCGTTTTGGGAAGGAAATGTCCTCCTCCggttctggctctggttctggctctggttctggCTCTGGTTCGGGCTCAGGTTCTGGCTCCGGTTCTGGTTCTGGCTCCGGTACTCGTGGCCTCGGTTGTGTTGGTATCGGTTCTGGTGGCCTGGGTTCTGGTGTCCTGGGTTCTGGTGGCCTGGGTtctggtggctgcagtcctaGTGGGTCCGGCGCATTCAGCGTGGCCATTGGTGCCGGTACCGGCCCTGTCGGGCTGGGGCCGGCGTGGGCTTGGATCCAGGAGTGGAAGTGCTGGGTGGAGGTGAAGATGCCAGGCCTactggccctggcacagcccctgccccagctggccAGGCCCACCAGCCAGAAGTAGTCACCGGTGTTGTCCTTGCAGACCAGGGGACCCCCAATGTCCCCCTGCCACAGGAGAGAGGGgtcaggggctgctccagggttgcaccctctctcccagccctgcctgaccCATGTTCCAGGGCCAGGGTTGGAtcctctctcccagcccctgcccgaCCCACATTCCAGTTCTgctggagcccccagaccctcACTGGGAACAGGATGgggctggctcagggtgggctctgccccagccctgcacaggggacagggacaggcagggaatgGCAGCTCCGGGATATCcacacctggggctgccaggggcactgGGTGAGCTCTGTGGGCACAGTGCCAGCCTTGGGGACCAAGGGACATGGGGCAGAGACATTGGGATGGGCAAGGGACACCTGTCAGTGGTGGGGACACGGGTCCGGAATGGCACCAGGCCAGGCCCAGACGGGGCCACGCCATGCTTGAGGCCTGGCTGGCTCTGTGGGGATCCTtgggccctgtgctggctctgggggttCCATGGGCCATGTTGGGGCTcagggtccctgtgctggctctgggggttccatggggcccaGGTTGGGGCTcagggtccctgtgctggctctgggggttccatggggcccaGGTTGGGGCTcagggtccctgtgctggctctgggggttccatggggcccaGGTTGGCTCAGAGTCCCTGCGCCCAGCCCGggcccagccccacctggcaGGTGTCGATGCCGCCCCGCGGGTACCCCGCACACAGGTCCTGGGGGTGCACGGCCCCCCCGTACCAGCGGCTGCTGTTGCACAGCTGGACGTCGATGAGCTGCACCTtggcctcctgcagcaccaggcgtgggctgggggctgtgggcacagagggcactGAGTGGCGGCACCCGGGCAGAGTCCCCAGCCCGGGGCCGTGTCCCTGCCCGGGGCCGTGTGCCcgcggctcggcccggccctgccctggaTGGGCACTCACAGCTGTCTGGAGTGGCTCTCCAGCCCGCAATGTAGCACATTTTCagcttggacactgccagggagctgtcgggcacacagcccagctggatGTAGTCGCTGCACTCCACGGGCTGGTCCAGCTCCACCAGGGCGATGTTGTTCCGAGCCGTGACTGGGTCGTAGTTCCGGTGCTTCAGGAGCTTCTTGATCGGGAACGCCTCGGCTGCAGGGCCTGGGTTGGCCAGATCTGTGGCCCCAACCACCACCTTCCAGTCGAGGACATTCCTGGAGGCCATGGAGTGAcagggagcagtgacaggagcagtgacagggctggcacagcccagcagctcccagccttcTGCTTCCCACAGCAGAGAACAGAGACAGCAATGGAGCAGCACATGGTGGTGCAGCCTGGGCACCTGGCCCTTCTGTGGGGACATCCCTGACCCTTCCAAGGGGACATCCATGCTGTGGGGACATCCCTGTaaccctgctctgggtgcatCCTTGTCCCTGCTGTGAGGACACCTGTAACCCTGCTGTGgggacatccctgtccctgctgagggaacatctctgtccctgctggggtcacatccctgtccctgctcgTCCTTACCCGGCCCCGACGAAGCAGCTGGCAGCTGTGAGGACCCAGCTGTGGCCGATGAGTGCCCCTGAGCACATGTGCCACGTGCCATTGTCCAGGGTCACCTGGATGCTGGCGATGCCAGGCCAGGCCCCTGGGTTGACATTGAGGGTTGTGTCCTTGGCAGAGTGCGAGGTTCCATACTCAGGAATCACCAAAGTCTCGTTCAAAACCATGGGCGAGAGCCCACAGGTGCCCCTGGAAGCACAAAGCCATCAGTGCCCTGCtcggggacagcagggacagggacccccaggggctcctctgtgcccaggctgtgccagggacccCCCGAGTGGCCACTgacctgcaggtgtcccagtTGCCAGTCACGGGaccaggcagggccagcagaacgagcagccacagcaaagcCATCAGTGCCAACACTGCA encodes:
- the LOC131082371 gene encoding acrosin-like, with translation MALLWLLVLLALPGPVTGNWDTCRGTCGLSPMVLNETLVIPEYGTSHSAKDTTLNVNPGAWPGIASIQVTLDNGTWHMCSGALIGHSWVLTAASCFVGAGNVLDWKVVVGATDLANPGPAAEAFPIKKLLKHRNYDPVTARNNIALVELDQPVECSDYIQLGCVPDSSLAVSKLKMCYIAGWRATPDSSPSPRLVLQEAKVQLIDVQLCNSSRWYGGAVHPQDLCAGYPRGGIDTCQGDIGGPLVCKDNTGDYFWLVGLASWGRGCARASRPGIFTSTQHFHSWIQAHAGLQPPEPRPPEPRTPEPRPPEPIPTQPRPRVPEPEPEPEPEPEPEPEPEPEPEPEPEPEEDISFPKRALKRFLKKLQDLLELLKHRTG